In the genome of Deltaproteobacteria bacterium, the window ATGCTGCTCACGGTTCGCGATCTCATGTCCACGTCGTTATTCACCCTCCAAAAATACGACTCCATCAAGTCGGCCAAGTCCATCATGAAAATGGCCAGAATCCGGCATATACCCATTGTCGACGAAAAATCCCGCTTCGTCGGCCTTATCACTCACCGCGATATCCTCTCGGCCACGGTCTCCAAGCTGGCAGGCATTGACCGGAAGACCCAGGACGAGCTGGACGCGGGCATACCGGCAGGCGGAATCATGCGCAAGGACGCAATCACCGTCCCTCCAGAAATGAATCTCAAGGAAGCAGCCCAGATCCTGTATCGAAACAAGTACGGATGCCTCCCGGTGGTTGAGGATGGAAAGCTCGTCGGCATCCTGACCGAGGCCGACTTCCTGACCCTGGTCATCAGCCTTCTGGACGCCATTGAGGCATCCCCTGAAATTGGCTCTCATCGCCCGCCGACAGGCCTATAAAAAGAGCTCAAAATAAAAACAAGGATGCAAGTCCGAGAAAGGTGAAAAACCCGGCGCTGTCCGTCAAAGTGGTCAAAAAAATGCTTGATGCCTGGGCCGGGTCACGCCCCAAGGCCCGAAGAATCAGTGGTATCGAAGCCCCGGCCACCGCTCCGAGAAGCATATCGACGCCCAAGGACACCGAGACCACCGCTGCCAATGGCAACCTGCCGAAGCATAGCCCGAGACCGACGAAAACAGCCAGACCGATGATGATCCCGCTGGCCAGGCCGATCTTGGCCTCCCGCATGACCGCCAACCAGACTTTTTTTCGATCAAACCGCTCGACGGCCAACTGACGGATCATGACCGCCAGGGATTGCTGGCCCGTGTTTCCGGCCTGATTAGCCACGATGGGCATCAGCACAGCCAAGACCGCCATCTGGGCTATACTACCTTCGAACAGGTGGACGACCCAGGCCGACACCCCGGAATTCAAAAGATTGAGAAACAGCCAGGGGATCCGCATCCTTATGGAATAGAGCCAGGGAGAATCGACTGTTTCGTCGGCTCCGGCGCCGACCATCCGCTGGATGTCCTCGGTGATCTCATCCTGGATGATGTCGATGACGTCGTCTACGGTCACGATGCCCAGGATGCGCTGATCGTGATCCACGACGGGAATGGCCAGGAAATTATATCGATCGATCAGCCTGGCCACCTCCTCCTTGTCCACGTCCGATGTAACGTAGACGAGGTTCTGTTCTTTGAGGCAATCCCTCAGACGTTTCTTGGCCGGGCTGAGAAGCAGATCCCTCAGGGACAACACCCCCTTGAGGTGGCGCATGTTGTCGACAATGTAGGCGTAGTAGAGAATTTCAGATTCTTCGACGTGGTGCCGAATCAGGCTGATGGCCTGCTCCGCTGTCAGATCCTGGTCCAGGACCAGGATCTCGGTATTCATGACCCCGCCGGCCGTATCCGGATCGAACATCAAAAGATGTCTGATCTCGGCAGCGTCCTCCTGCTTGAGGCCTTTAAGAATTCTGTGTCTGTCGGCCGAAGGCAACTCGTCGATAATGTCTGCGGCATCGTCCGGTGAGGAAATGGCCAAGATATCGGCGGCCAGTTCTGTCGGAAGCATCCTCATCAGGGCCACCCGATCGTAAGGCTCCATCTCGGCCACTGAATAGGCCACATCCTCCAGAGGCCGACTTTTGATCAAGGCCATCTGTTCCTCGAATTCGAGGTTCTCCAGATGGTCGGCGACGTCCGCAGGGTGGGACTGCTCCCGAAAGGCCGAAGGCCAATCGATGCGTTTGTCGTCGAATTTGGAGCTCGGATGACGGTCGTCGCACTTCATGAGGCGGACCTATCCCAATTGCCTGTGAAGGTCAAAAAGACCACCCCGGAGTTCCCGTTGAACTTTGACATTTCGTCCGTTTGGACTCAAAACCATCGCATCCGACGTTCTCGACCAAAAACACGACAACAACCATGTTCAGCAGGAGTTTTCCGGTTTGAATCAAAGCTCTCTTCAAGGGCTGACCCACACGGCCTTTCTTGCCCTCTCTCTCGTCCTGGCCCTCATTTCTTCCTCCGAAGCCGGAGAGCCGGACGTGAAACCCCTGACCCTCATGCGCAGCGCCGAGGTTCACACCGAAGACCTTCCTGTTATGAAGGATCGCAAAGCGATCCGGGTTCTGACCAGCTTTTCCCGAACAAACTTCTACATCGAACAGGGACAACTCTCCGGTTTCGAATTCGGCCTGCTCAAGGAATACGAAAAGTACCTGAACAAGGAAAGATCCCGCAAGGAATTGCCGGTCGTCTTTGAATTCATCCCCCTGCCCCAGAGTCTTCTTCTAC includes:
- the mgtE gene encoding magnesium transporter, which encodes MKCDDRHPSSKFDDKRIDWPSAFREQSHPADVADHLENLEFEEQMALIKSRPLEDVAYSVAEMEPYDRVALMRMLPTELAADILAISSPDDAADIIDELPSADRHRILKGLKQEDAAEIRHLLMFDPDTAGGVMNTEILVLDQDLTAEQAISLIRHHVEESEILYYAYIVDNMRHLKGVLSLRDLLLSPAKKRLRDCLKEQNLVYVTSDVDKEEVARLIDRYNFLAIPVVDHDQRILGIVTVDDVIDIIQDEITEDIQRMVGAGADETVDSPWLYSIRMRIPWLFLNLLNSGVSAWVVHLFEGSIAQMAVLAVLMPIVANQAGNTGQQSLAVMIRQLAVERFDRKKVWLAVMREAKIGLASGIIIGLAVFVGLGLCFGRLPLAAVVSVSLGVDMLLGAVAGASIPLILRALGRDPAQASSIFLTTLTDSAGFFTFLGLASLFLF
- a CDS encoding CBS domain-containing protein, whose product is MLTVRDLMSTSLFTLQKYDSIKSAKSIMKMARIRHIPIVDEKSRFVGLITHRDILSATVSKLAGIDRKTQDELDAGIPAGGIMRKDAITVPPEMNLKEAAQILYRNKYGCLPVVEDGKLVGILTEADFLTLVISLLDAIEASPEIGSHRPPTGL